The following are encoded in a window of Amycolatopsis lexingtonensis genomic DNA:
- a CDS encoding HAD family hydrolase: protein MAPSTSAHPARDRDAIDVVVLDAMGVLYSCADDVADLLVPYLRSHGCVLDGADIAQLYRECSLGKMSSADFWATAGVPGASDEEYCLNHRLTEGVVALLAELEPTGVRLACLSNDVSEWSKLLREQFGLGEYVTDWFISGDIGVRKPDPEAFATLCRRLDVVPDRVLLIDDREENVTAARDAGFQALHFGAPHLSTMDQLRKELRPW from the coding sequence ATGGCCCCTTCGACCTCCGCCCACCCGGCCCGCGACCGCGACGCGATCGACGTCGTGGTGCTCGACGCCATGGGCGTGCTCTACTCGTGCGCCGACGACGTCGCGGACCTGCTCGTGCCTTACCTCCGCAGCCACGGCTGCGTGCTGGACGGCGCGGACATCGCCCAGCTGTACCGGGAATGCAGCCTCGGCAAGATGTCCTCCGCGGACTTCTGGGCGACAGCAGGCGTACCCGGCGCGTCGGACGAGGAGTACTGCCTGAACCACCGTCTCACCGAAGGCGTGGTCGCCCTGCTCGCCGAGCTCGAACCCACCGGCGTGCGGCTCGCCTGCCTGAGCAACGACGTCAGCGAATGGTCGAAACTGCTGCGCGAACAGTTCGGGCTCGGCGAGTACGTCACCGACTGGTTCATCAGCGGGGACATCGGCGTGCGCAAGCCCGATCCGGAAGCTTTCGCCACGCTGTGCCGCCGGCTCGACGTGGTGCCCGACCGCGTGCTGCTCATCGACGACCGCGAAGAAAACGTCACCGCCGCCCGCGACGCCGGATTCCAGGCGCTGCACTTCGGCGCACCTCATTTGTCCACAATGGACCAGTTGCGAAAGGAACTCAGACCGTGGTGA
- a CDS encoding maleylpyruvate isomerase family mycothiol-dependent enzyme, translating to MIQDLIAAERRELADVLDGLSPADWEAPTLCAGWRVPEVVAHVTMPFRYSTGRFVRELLKSGGRFNAMADRVGRRDAAELSREALVASLRENADHPWRPPGGGAEGALSHDVIHGLDVTTALGLERRVPVERLEVIFAAMKPKQVKYFGADLDGVALRADDLDWSYGSGTPLAGAAQDLLLVLCNRRLPAGRLRGESSARFTTV from the coding sequence GTGATCCAAGACCTGATCGCCGCCGAGCGGCGGGAGCTGGCCGACGTGCTGGACGGGCTTTCGCCGGCTGACTGGGAGGCGCCGACCTTGTGCGCCGGCTGGCGGGTGCCCGAGGTCGTCGCGCACGTGACCATGCCGTTCCGGTACTCGACCGGGCGGTTCGTGCGTGAGCTGCTGAAGTCCGGCGGGCGGTTCAACGCCATGGCCGACCGCGTGGGCCGCCGGGACGCGGCCGAGCTGTCCCGCGAAGCGCTGGTCGCGTCTCTCCGTGAAAACGCCGACCACCCGTGGCGGCCGCCGGGCGGCGGGGCGGAAGGCGCCTTGAGCCACGACGTGATCCACGGGCTGGACGTCACGACCGCCCTCGGCCTCGAGCGCCGGGTTCCGGTGGAACGCCTCGAGGTGATCTTCGCGGCGATGAAACCCAAGCAGGTCAAGTACTTCGGAGCCGACCTGGACGGCGTCGCCTTGCGCGCCGACGACCTCGACTGGTCGTACGGCTCCGGCACCCCGCTCGCCGGGGCGGCCCAGGACCTGTTGCTCGTGTTGTGCAATCGGCGGTTGCCCGCCGGGCGTCTTCGAGGGGAGTCGAGCGCGCGCTTCACCACGGTCTGA
- a CDS encoding phosphatase PAP2 family protein: MKQLVRTAPAVLPAALRTPLAMSGALATAVLVALGILHFHDSGLTGIDAAVLPSLDGVEPPWRYVALVIDFGGEPVGSVVLVALLAGVCFLARRARTAVLTVLGVLVTVAVTTVLKPIVGRTIHGEFLSYPSGHTALATALALVIGLLLVDRLGLGRAIAVPLVLGLALIAGIAMGWAEVALGAHYPTDAVGGFCAALAAVPATGWVVDRAADRL; the protein is encoded by the coding sequence GTGAAGCAGCTGGTCCGGACGGCACCCGCGGTCCTGCCGGCCGCGCTGCGCACCCCGCTCGCGATGTCGGGAGCGCTGGCGACCGCGGTACTCGTCGCGCTCGGCATCCTCCACTTCCACGACTCCGGGTTGACGGGGATCGACGCCGCCGTTTTGCCGTCGCTCGACGGGGTCGAGCCACCGTGGCGGTACGTCGCGCTGGTCATCGACTTCGGCGGCGAACCGGTGGGATCGGTCGTGCTGGTCGCCCTGCTCGCGGGCGTGTGCTTCCTGGCCCGCCGGGCGCGAACGGCCGTGCTGACCGTGCTGGGCGTCCTGGTCACCGTGGCGGTGACGACGGTCCTGAAGCCGATCGTCGGGCGCACCATCCACGGCGAGTTCCTGTCGTACCCGAGCGGGCACACGGCCTTGGCCACGGCGCTCGCGCTGGTCATCGGCCTGCTCCTGGTCGATCGGCTGGGTCTCGGGCGTGCGATCGCGGTGCCGCTGGTCCTCGGCTTGGCGCTGATCGCCGGGATCGCGATGGGCTGGGCCGAGGTGGCCTTGGGGGCGCACTACCCGACGGATGCGGTCGGGGGGTTCTGCGCCGCGCTGGCCGCGGTCCCGGCGACCGGGTGGGTGGTGGACCGCGCCGCCGACCGGCTCTGA
- a CDS encoding glycosyltransferase family 4 protein, translated as MRVLVVHNRYRSEQPSGENNVVDAEVSLLAEGGHEVSLFERRSDDIAAMPLARKAAVPLMVPWNPAVRKELSARLRAKRPDVVHIHNTFPLLSPSVVAACADAGVPAVATLHNYTMVCPPGTLHRDGRICTECVGGSPLPAVKHGCYRGSSAATLPMAASMVANRRRWWTGVSRFFCISAAQRDLLVSAGMPGERMVVKHNFVTDPGVRRTGDGTHVLFLGRITEEKGVGLLMRAWDRLGGALGVPLVIAGTGPMQDEVTAWAAGRSDVSYVGLRTKAECRALTADAVAVVAPSTWLEAFGLVVVEAMAAGVPTVAAAHGAFPELVEDGVTGLLHQPNDEVSLAERLREIVGDRNREMGDAARVRYEKDFTPAVGLDRLIAGYKAAIEA; from the coding sequence GTGAGGGTGCTCGTGGTGCACAACCGGTACCGGTCCGAGCAGCCGAGCGGCGAGAACAACGTCGTCGACGCCGAAGTCTCGCTGCTGGCCGAGGGCGGTCACGAGGTGTCGCTCTTCGAACGCCGCAGCGACGACATCGCGGCCATGCCGCTGGCCCGCAAGGCGGCGGTGCCGCTGATGGTTCCGTGGAACCCGGCGGTGCGGAAGGAACTCTCCGCCCGGCTGCGCGCGAAGCGCCCGGACGTCGTGCACATCCACAACACGTTCCCGCTGCTGTCGCCGTCGGTGGTCGCCGCCTGCGCGGACGCGGGGGTGCCCGCGGTCGCGACGCTGCACAACTACACGATGGTCTGCCCGCCCGGCACACTCCACCGCGACGGCCGCATCTGCACCGAGTGCGTCGGCGGCTCGCCGTTGCCGGCGGTGAAGCACGGCTGCTACCGCGGTTCGAGCGCGGCCACGCTCCCGATGGCGGCGAGCATGGTCGCGAACCGCCGCCGGTGGTGGACGGGCGTTTCGCGGTTCTTCTGCATTTCGGCGGCGCAACGCGACCTCCTGGTGTCGGCCGGGATGCCCGGCGAGCGGATGGTGGTGAAGCACAACTTCGTCACCGACCCCGGCGTCCGCCGCACCGGCGACGGGACGCACGTCCTGTTCCTCGGCCGGATCACCGAGGAGAAGGGCGTCGGCCTGCTGATGCGGGCCTGGGACCGCCTCGGCGGCGCCCTGGGCGTTCCGCTGGTCATCGCCGGCACGGGCCCGATGCAGGACGAGGTCACGGCCTGGGCGGCCGGACGTTCCGACGTCTCGTACGTGGGTCTCCGCACCAAGGCCGAGTGCCGCGCGCTCACGGCCGACGCGGTGGCGGTGGTGGCCCCGTCGACGTGGCTGGAGGCGTTCGGCCTCGTGGTGGTCGAGGCGATGGCGGCGGGCGTGCCCACGGTCGCGGCCGCCCACGGGGCATTCCCCGAGCTCGTCGAGGACGGCGTCACCGGCCTCCTGCACCAGCCGAACGACGAGGTGTCGCTCGCGGAGCGACTGCGCGAGATCGTCGGTGACCGCAATCGCGAGATGGGCGACGCGGCCCGCGTCCGGTACGAGAAGGACTTCACCCCGGCCGTCGGCCTCGACCGGCTGATCGCCGGGTACAAGGCGGCGATCGAGGCGTGA
- a CDS encoding O-antigen ligase domain-containing protein gives MTAHTASVAGIRGAAEPTSATPKWAGLAWALLILNTLGSTGAKTVIPLPRSVSQLVTMGALMTAFVIALVLNKHLRIRPSAYLLLLTLLLVSSILASADLKEGAGALFRCFRLTVFVTTLWLLTRWWDGGFAFVRYHIRTYAIVLASVAIGLVISPGNAMPDIYGGRLSGAIWPLTPPQIGQYAAVIAGLTLLLWFGRRTTWRSAVFIVVPVVGLLMLTHTRTATLGLVAGLSVAFLSMLLTSARARKVFAWTVGVGGVAGVVLAGALQTWFLRGQSADNFSSLTGRAKVWDALLEAPRSTAEYIFGVGLTDKSYDGLPIDNSWLAVYHEQGFVGIALVAAFLLTLSVVAVLRPPSLARACAIFLITYCVSASYTEAGLGDASPYLLHLAVAASLLVRGVPQSDEQAFIPAKGASA, from the coding sequence ATGACGGCGCACACCGCATCGGTTGCGGGCATCCGCGGCGCGGCCGAACCGACGTCCGCGACGCCGAAGTGGGCGGGGCTGGCCTGGGCGCTGCTGATCCTCAACACGCTCGGCTCGACCGGCGCGAAGACGGTCATCCCGCTGCCGCGCTCGGTCAGCCAGCTGGTCACGATGGGCGCGCTGATGACGGCCTTCGTGATCGCGCTGGTGCTGAACAAGCACCTGCGGATCCGCCCGAGCGCCTACCTGCTGCTGCTGACCCTGCTGCTGGTGTCCAGCATCCTCGCCAGCGCCGATCTGAAGGAAGGCGCCGGCGCGCTGTTCCGGTGCTTCCGGCTGACGGTGTTCGTGACCACGCTCTGGCTGCTGACCCGCTGGTGGGACGGTGGCTTCGCCTTCGTCCGCTACCACATCCGCACCTACGCCATCGTGCTCGCGTCCGTGGCGATCGGCCTGGTGATCTCCCCGGGCAACGCGATGCCGGACATCTACGGCGGCCGGCTTTCGGGTGCGATCTGGCCGCTCACCCCGCCGCAGATCGGCCAGTACGCGGCGGTCATCGCCGGGCTCACGCTCCTCCTCTGGTTCGGGCGCCGCACGACGTGGCGCAGCGCGGTGTTCATCGTGGTGCCGGTGGTGGGCCTGCTGATGCTCACGCACACCCGCACGGCGACGCTCGGCCTCGTCGCCGGGCTCTCCGTGGCCTTTCTGTCGATGCTGCTGACCAGCGCCCGCGCGCGGAAGGTGTTCGCCTGGACGGTCGGCGTCGGCGGGGTCGCCGGCGTCGTGCTCGCGGGCGCGCTCCAGACGTGGTTCCTCCGTGGGCAGAGCGCGGACAACTTCTCCAGCCTCACCGGCCGGGCGAAGGTGTGGGACGCCCTGCTGGAGGCCCCGCGGTCGACGGCCGAGTACATCTTCGGCGTGGGGCTGACCGACAAGTCCTACGACGGCCTCCCGATCGACAACAGCTGGCTCGCGGTCTACCACGAGCAGGGCTTCGTCGGGATCGCCCTGGTCGCCGCCTTCCTGCTCACGCTGAGCGTCGTCGCGGTGCTGCGGCCCCCTTCGCTGGCGAGGGCGTGCGCGATCTTCCTGATCACCTATTGCGTCTCGGCCTCCTACACCGAAGCTGGTCTCGGCGACGCGTCGCCGTATCTGCTGCACCTGGCCGTGGCCGCGTCACTGCTGGTTCGCGGGGTGCCACAGTCCGACGAACAAGCATTCATCCCGGCGAAGGGGGCAAGCGCGTGA
- a CDS encoding right-handed parallel beta-helix repeat-containing protein: MTARRLRLRRAAPLLGVLLTVAACSGAPDTDGGPAQATAAPSGSVAAVCDKEPAGPAAAPAGAVVVDPAVPGDLAAKTRSAGPGTTFWLKPGKHILGDDKYDQVSPKDGDVYIGAPGAIVDGRKINQYAFTGHAVNVKITYVTVQGFAAPHDEGVVNHDSGDGWLIEHSTIQDNDGAGLMAGARQQVRGNCLRRNGQYGINAYSGATPLTALVVEGNEIAGNNTGDWETKIDGCGCSGGIKFWDVNGADVRGNWVHDNHGTGLWADTNNNDFLIEGNLIENNDGAALIYEISYNAVIRDNTIRKNNWVDGRRYADRGDNFPTPTIYISESGGEPRIKARTAKIEISRNYLENNWSGITLWENADRFCNSPANTSSGDCTRLVPNVKQCAAPAITTGPLLADCRWKTQHVDIHDNKFVLDPAIVGCQAACGRMGLLSNFGTYPEWSPYKGEAVQEAITFKQDNRWHDNSYTGPWTFIAYTTDRILEVGEWEGSPYSQDTGSTYTAQGGG, translated from the coding sequence GTGACAGCCCGCCGCCTCCGACTCCGCCGTGCCGCTCCGCTGCTCGGTGTCCTGCTCACGGTCGCGGCGTGCTCGGGCGCGCCGGATACCGACGGGGGGCCGGCCCAGGCCACCGCGGCGCCCAGCGGTTCGGTCGCGGCCGTGTGCGACAAGGAGCCCGCCGGTCCGGCGGCCGCGCCGGCGGGAGCGGTCGTCGTCGACCCGGCGGTGCCGGGTGACCTCGCGGCGAAGACGCGCTCGGCCGGGCCGGGCACGACGTTCTGGCTCAAGCCGGGCAAGCACATCCTCGGCGACGACAAGTACGACCAGGTATCCCCCAAGGACGGCGACGTCTACATCGGCGCACCAGGCGCGATCGTCGACGGCCGCAAGATCAACCAGTACGCCTTCACCGGTCACGCGGTGAACGTCAAGATCACCTACGTGACCGTGCAGGGCTTCGCCGCACCGCACGACGAAGGCGTCGTCAATCACGACTCCGGTGACGGCTGGCTGATCGAGCACTCGACCATCCAGGACAACGACGGCGCCGGCCTGATGGCGGGCGCGCGCCAGCAGGTGCGCGGCAACTGCCTGCGCCGCAACGGCCAGTACGGGATCAACGCCTACTCCGGCGCCACCCCGCTCACCGCGCTCGTCGTGGAGGGCAACGAGATCGCCGGCAACAACACCGGCGACTGGGAGACGAAGATCGACGGCTGCGGCTGCAGCGGCGGGATCAAGTTCTGGGACGTGAACGGCGCCGACGTGCGCGGCAACTGGGTGCACGACAACCACGGCACCGGGCTCTGGGCCGACACGAACAACAACGACTTCCTCATCGAGGGCAACCTCATCGAGAACAACGACGGCGCCGCGCTGATCTACGAGATCAGCTACAACGCCGTCATCCGGGACAACACGATCCGCAAGAACAACTGGGTCGACGGCCGCCGGTACGCCGACCGCGGCGACAACTTCCCGACGCCGACGATCTACATCTCCGAGTCCGGCGGCGAGCCGCGGATCAAGGCGCGCACCGCGAAGATCGAAATCTCCCGCAACTACCTGGAGAACAACTGGTCCGGGATCACGTTGTGGGAGAACGCCGACCGCTTCTGCAACAGCCCGGCCAACACCTCTTCCGGCGACTGCACCCGGCTGGTGCCGAACGTGAAGCAGTGCGCGGCCCCGGCCATCACGACCGGTCCGTTGCTGGCCGACTGCCGCTGGAAGACCCAGCACGTCGACATCCACGACAACAAGTTCGTCCTGGACCCGGCGATCGTCGGCTGCCAGGCCGCGTGCGGCCGGATGGGCCTGCTGTCGAACTTCGGCACCTACCCGGAGTGGTCGCCGTACAAGGGCGAGGCGGTCCAGGAAGCGATCACGTTCAAGCAGGACAACCGCTGGCACGACAACAGCTACACGGGCCCGTGGACGTTCATCGCGTACACGACCGACCGCATCCTCGAGGTCGGCGAGTGGGAAGGCTCGCCGTACTCGCAGGACACCGGGAGCACGTACACCGCACAGGGTGGGGGCTGA
- a CDS encoding heparinase II/III family protein has translation MMGPGWYLRRLSRMGPAEVVGRARHAVVQRQWRSALPAAPDWPSHPRFTAALPPGVLGKVSTEAVSRLLATADELMAGRAEYFGVVRTDMVSPDWFLDPKTGRRAPSDRYAFDVPYRSEDEVGDIKQIWEPSRHQHLTVLAAAYALTGTPAYATRVAAHLRSWWAENPPLQGPHWVSGIELGIRLLSWVWTRRLLDGWAGAPELFEDNPDFQLQLWHHQNWLATLRSHGSSANNHVIAEDAGLLAAACAFGWFPESAAWRASATRSLDVQLGRNTFPSGLNAELASEYHGLVLELGLAAALEADAAGAPVPDSTWDVLLRMTDALASIVDNKVHPPRQGDADDGFGLIVDGAETNRWASLLASGEVLFGRLDWWPAVPGDDVRTPLLASLAARTPRASGTRPGRRLAHLRDAGMTILRSGRVWARCDGGPHGFLSIAAHAHADALSVEVRHDGVEILADPGTFCYHGEPQWRSYFRSTLGHNTLELNARDQSVSGGPFLWTRHAVTKVLDVRTPPDGPSHWSAAHDGYAPAVHRRTVELDGEVLTILDEVLGEPGAPGRLAFHLGPEVTVMLDGTTAHLRWPAPGGGAEVPATAGQGQPGSAADPLVGRVSGSLAGAGGGVRTAVLELPPELSWSVHRGEVDPPLGWYSAGFGRKEPSTTLVGSGTPGQLTTLLSFS, from the coding sequence ATGATGGGTCCCGGCTGGTACCTGCGCCGGCTGTCCCGCATGGGGCCGGCGGAGGTCGTCGGCCGCGCGCGGCATGCCGTCGTCCAGCGGCAGTGGCGGTCGGCCTTGCCGGCGGCGCCGGACTGGCCGTCGCACCCGCGGTTCACCGCGGCGCTGCCGCCGGGCGTGCTGGGCAAGGTGTCCACCGAGGCGGTGTCGCGGCTCCTGGCCACCGCCGACGAGCTGATGGCGGGCCGCGCCGAGTACTTCGGCGTGGTGCGCACGGACATGGTGTCGCCAGACTGGTTCCTCGACCCGAAGACCGGTCGCCGCGCGCCTTCGGACCGGTACGCGTTCGACGTCCCGTACCGGTCGGAGGACGAGGTCGGCGACATCAAGCAGATCTGGGAGCCGTCGCGCCACCAGCACCTGACCGTGCTGGCCGCGGCGTACGCCCTGACCGGCACCCCGGCGTACGCCACGCGCGTGGCCGCCCACCTGCGTTCGTGGTGGGCGGAGAACCCGCCGCTGCAGGGCCCGCACTGGGTGAGCGGCATCGAGCTGGGCATCCGGCTGCTGTCGTGGGTCTGGACGCGCCGCCTCCTCGACGGCTGGGCGGGTGCGCCGGAGCTGTTCGAGGACAACCCGGACTTCCAGCTCCAGCTGTGGCACCACCAGAACTGGCTCGCGACGCTGCGCAGCCACGGCTCGTCGGCCAACAACCACGTGATCGCCGAGGACGCGGGCCTGCTGGCGGCGGCGTGCGCGTTCGGCTGGTTCCCGGAGTCGGCGGCTTGGCGGGCTTCGGCGACGCGTTCGCTCGACGTCCAGCTCGGCCGCAACACGTTCCCCTCCGGGTTGAATGCCGAACTGGCGTCGGAGTACCACGGCCTGGTCCTGGAGCTGGGCCTCGCGGCCGCGCTCGAGGCCGACGCTGCGGGTGCGCCGGTGCCGGACTCGACGTGGGACGTCCTGCTCCGGATGACCGACGCCCTCGCGTCCATTGTGGACAACAAGGTGCACCCCCCTCGCCAAGGCGACGCCGACGACGGCTTCGGCCTGATCGTCGACGGCGCGGAAACGAACCGCTGGGCCTCGCTCCTGGCGTCCGGCGAGGTCCTGTTCGGCCGCCTGGACTGGTGGCCGGCGGTCCCGGGCGACGACGTCCGCACGCCACTCCTGGCGTCGCTGGCCGCGCGCACCCCACGGGCCTCCGGCACTCGCCCCGGCCGCCGCCTGGCCCACCTGCGCGACGCGGGCATGACGATCTTGCGCTCGGGCCGCGTGTGGGCCCGCTGCGACGGCGGCCCCCACGGGTTCCTGTCGATCGCGGCCCACGCCCACGCGGACGCCCTGTCGGTGGAGGTCCGCCACGACGGCGTGGAGATCTTGGCCGACCCGGGCACGTTCTGCTACCACGGCGAGCCCCAGTGGCGGTCGTACTTCCGCTCGACGCTCGGCCACAACACCCTCGAACTGAACGCCCGCGACCAGTCCGTCTCGGGCGGCCCGTTCCTGTGGACCCGGCACGCGGTGACGAAGGTCCTGGACGTCCGCACCCCACCCGACGGCCCCAGCCACTGGTCCGCCGCCCACGACGGCTACGCCCCGGCGGTCCACCGCCGCACGGTCGAGCTGGACGGCGAGGTGCTCACGATCCTCGACGAGGTGCTGGGCGAACCGGGTGCGCCGGGACGGTTGGCGTTCCACCTGGGCCCGGAGGTGACGGTCATGCTCGACGGAACCACGGCCCACCTCCGCTGGCCCGCGCCCGGCGGAGGGGCCGAAGTGCCCGCCACGGCCGGCCAAGGCCAGCCCGGTTCCGCGGCCGATCCGCTCGTCGGCCGGGTGTCCGGTTCGCTCGCCGGTGCCGGTGGGGGAGTGCGGACCGCTGTGCTCGAGTTGCCGCCCGAGCTGTCGTGGAGCGTGCACCGCGGTGAGGTCGACCCGCCGCTCGGCTGGTACTCCGCGGGCTTCGGCCGGAAGGAACCCTCGACCACCCTCGTCGGCTCCGGGACTCCCGGACAGCTCACCACCCTGCTCAGCTTCAGTTAG